The following coding sequences are from one Rathayibacter sp. SW19 window:
- the rpoZ gene encoding DNA-directed RNA polymerase subunit omega: MATSQKGIIDPPIDELLTKVESKYALVIFASKRARQINDYYADLHEGSLFDNVGPLVDSTIDDKPLSVALHEINEDKLAIKPIVE, encoded by the coding sequence ATGGCCACGTCACAAAAAGGCATCATCGACCCGCCCATCGACGAACTGCTCACGAAGGTCGAATCCAAGTACGCCCTTGTGATCTTCGCTTCTAAGCGCGCACGCCAGATCAACGACTATTACGCAGACCTCCACGAGGGCAGCCTGTTCGACAACGTCGGCCCGCTTGTCGACTCGACCATCGATGACAAGCCGTTGTCTGTCGCGCTGCACGAGATCAACGAAGACAAGCTCGCCATCAAGCCGATCGTCGAGTAG
- the fmt gene encoding methionyl-tRNA formyltransferase gives MRLVFAGTPSVAVPSLDRLRAAGHELVAVISRQDAPLGRKRVLTASPVSAWAQEHGVPTIKANRLTETVTARVAALQPDLGVIVAYGGLVREPLLSTPRLGWINLHFSLLPRWRGAAPVQHAILAGDQETGAAVFQLVPELDAGAVFATSRRSIDPDETAGELLEALAFDGAKLLVAVVDQLAAGTAHAEEQTGEQTAAPKITLEDARLRWSEPAAAVYDRIRAVTPEPGAFTYLDGERFKLLTVRRSQARHSQARHSQARHSQARQSAERIPDRAPQPGQVIQRGAQILIGTATEPLELVEVQPAGKRPMSAAAWWHGRPRDAVTVAL, from the coding sequence ATGCGCCTGGTCTTCGCCGGCACGCCCTCGGTCGCGGTGCCGAGCCTCGACCGGCTGAGGGCGGCGGGACACGAACTTGTCGCAGTGATCAGCAGACAGGATGCGCCGCTCGGCCGCAAACGAGTGCTCACGGCCTCACCGGTCTCGGCCTGGGCGCAGGAACACGGCGTGCCCACGATCAAGGCGAATCGCTTGACAGAAACCGTCACGGCACGAGTCGCCGCCCTGCAGCCGGATCTCGGAGTGATCGTCGCCTACGGAGGGCTTGTCCGCGAACCGTTGCTGTCGACGCCTCGGCTCGGTTGGATCAACCTGCACTTCTCGCTACTGCCACGCTGGCGTGGCGCGGCGCCCGTGCAGCACGCAATCCTCGCCGGCGACCAGGAGACAGGGGCGGCCGTATTTCAATTGGTGCCCGAACTCGATGCCGGCGCCGTGTTCGCGACGAGCAGGCGCTCCATAGACCCAGATGAGACGGCCGGCGAACTTCTCGAAGCGCTGGCGTTCGACGGCGCGAAGCTCCTGGTGGCGGTCGTCGATCAACTGGCAGCAGGGACCGCGCATGCCGAAGAACAGACCGGAGAGCAGACGGCGGCTCCCAAGATCACGCTGGAAGACGCGCGGCTGCGATGGTCGGAACCCGCGGCGGCCGTGTACGACCGCATTCGGGCGGTCACCCCAGAACCCGGCGCGTTCACCTATCTGGACGGAGAACGATTCAAACTCCTCACGGTGCGCCGGAGTCAAGCAAGGCACAGTCAAGCAAGGCACAGTCAAGCAAGGCACAGTCAAGCGAGGCAGTCGGCCGAACGCATCCCGGACCGCGCGCCGCAGCCGGGGCAGGTCATCCAGCGTGGCGCACAGATCCTGATCGGCACCGCAACCGAGCCGCTCGAACTCGTCGAGGTGCAGCCTGCGGGCAAGCGCCCGATGTCTGCGGCGGCCTGGTGGCATGGCAGGCCACGTGACGCGGTCACGGTGGCACTGTGA
- the gmk gene encoding guanylate kinase, translated as MPSPESPYRAVPPPVDRAAASRAAIAARRARAAVKAAVAAGRRDPLDVLRVALDDAHSVEGGMRVTDFLMSVPAIGTTKMHEAMTSMEISPAKRLGGLGKHQRVRLEQFLRDRANRPTSRKRSSLVVLAGPTAVGKGTVAAHIRDHYPEVLLSVSATTRAPRPGEVDGVNYFFVSDAEFDRLIADGELLEWAVVHNAHRYGTPREPIDVALRAGHSVLLEIDLQGARQVRAAMPEATLVFLAPPSWDELVRRLVGRGTEDAEERQRRLDTARVELAAQAEFDYRVVNGSVEDAAREVVDLIQIRTAPRRP; from the coding sequence ATGCCATCGCCTGAGTCGCCCTATCGCGCCGTACCGCCACCCGTCGATCGAGCTGCCGCCTCGCGCGCTGCCATTGCGGCACGCCGCGCTCGCGCCGCCGTCAAAGCGGCCGTCGCCGCGGGCAGGCGCGATCCCTTGGACGTGCTGCGTGTCGCACTTGACGATGCGCACAGCGTCGAAGGTGGCATGCGCGTTACCGATTTTCTGATGAGCGTGCCTGCCATCGGCACGACGAAGATGCACGAGGCGATGACCAGCATGGAGATCTCGCCCGCGAAGCGCCTCGGCGGCCTGGGCAAGCATCAACGTGTGCGACTCGAACAATTCCTGAGGGATCGCGCGAACAGGCCGACCTCTCGAAAGCGCAGCAGCCTGGTTGTGCTCGCTGGACCGACGGCTGTCGGCAAGGGAACGGTCGCCGCTCACATCCGCGATCACTACCCCGAGGTGCTACTGTCTGTTTCCGCAACGACGCGTGCGCCACGGCCCGGCGAAGTCGACGGTGTCAACTATTTTTTCGTCAGCGATGCCGAGTTCGACCGGCTCATCGCCGACGGAGAACTGCTTGAGTGGGCAGTCGTGCACAATGCCCACCGTTATGGCACACCGCGCGAGCCGATCGACGTCGCGTTGCGCGCTGGGCACAGTGTGCTATTAGAAATCGACCTTCAGGGTGCCCGGCAAGTGCGTGCGGCGATGCCCGAGGCGACCCTGGTATTCCTGGCACCGCCGAGCTGGGACGAATTGGTGCGCAGACTCGTCGGCCGCGGTACGGAAGACGCCGAAGAGCGCCAGCGCAGACTCGACACCGCGCGAGTCGAATTGGCCGCACAAGCAGAGTTCGACTACCGCGTCGTCAATGGCAGCGTGGAAGATGCCGCGCGCGAGGTCGTAGACTTGATACAGATTCGCACGGCGCCGAGGCGCCCGTAG
- a CDS encoding RsmB/NOP family class I SAM-dependent RNA methyltransferase, with product MSGERPEGLIQPARRIAYDVIAAVRESDAYANLLLPMRIDRAKLAPADAAFATELTYGTLRMRGYYDRVIALAARRGIDEIDPPIVDVLRLGVHQLLATRVAQHAAVNESVALARTVGSRSATGFTNGVLRTITRSTPEEWRERVLAATAGDDERRAAEFSHPEWIVRAFAQALAAEGRRNELDELLDADNRAPKVNMIALPGVADAPQAAERNRYSPFGFVFGGGDPHSAVRSSAGALRVQDEGSQLAAIALAAARPIAQGERWLDLCAGPGGKAALLGALARQGGARLVANELVPARAELVRAAVRPVADTVEVRQGDGRLFGEENAGVFDRVLLDAPCTGLGALRRRPEARWRKVPHDVAELTALQARLLDSAVLAMKPGGVLAYVTCSPHLAESRLAVTDALKRHGAGLEPMQTQAILGTALRHPLEKVGDPTQVQLWPHRHGTDAMFIALLCRR from the coding sequence GTGAGCGGCGAACGGCCTGAGGGCCTGATCCAGCCGGCCCGGCGAATCGCCTACGATGTGATCGCCGCCGTGCGCGAGTCGGACGCGTATGCCAATCTGCTTCTACCCATGCGGATCGATCGAGCGAAGCTCGCGCCGGCGGATGCCGCGTTCGCAACCGAACTGACCTACGGAACTCTACGGATGCGCGGCTATTACGATCGCGTCATCGCCTTGGCAGCTCGTCGCGGCATCGATGAAATCGACCCGCCGATCGTGGACGTTCTGCGGCTGGGCGTGCACCAACTGCTCGCCACCCGCGTCGCACAGCATGCTGCAGTCAACGAAAGTGTCGCCCTTGCCCGTACGGTCGGGAGTCGATCCGCAACCGGATTCACCAACGGCGTGCTCCGCACGATCACGCGGTCGACGCCCGAGGAGTGGCGCGAACGGGTTCTGGCGGCCACCGCCGGTGATGACGAACGTCGCGCGGCCGAGTTCTCGCATCCCGAATGGATCGTACGCGCCTTCGCGCAGGCCCTGGCAGCAGAAGGTCGGCGCAACGAACTCGACGAGCTGCTGGATGCGGACAACCGTGCGCCGAAGGTCAACATGATCGCGTTGCCCGGGGTGGCCGACGCCCCGCAAGCTGCCGAGCGTAACCGGTACTCGCCGTTCGGTTTCGTGTTCGGCGGGGGAGACCCGCACAGCGCCGTGCGCTCCAGCGCAGGGGCGCTGCGTGTACAGGATGAGGGCTCGCAGCTTGCTGCAATCGCTCTCGCTGCCGCACGGCCGATCGCACAGGGAGAGCGCTGGCTCGACCTGTGCGCCGGGCCCGGTGGTAAAGCTGCGCTGCTCGGTGCGCTCGCTCGGCAGGGTGGTGCCCGATTGGTCGCGAATGAGCTCGTGCCGGCCCGCGCCGAACTGGTACGTGCCGCCGTCCGGCCGGTCGCCGACACGGTCGAGGTGCGTCAGGGTGACGGACGGTTGTTCGGCGAGGAGAATGCGGGCGTCTTCGACCGCGTGCTCCTGGATGCGCCGTGCACGGGCCTTGGAGCGCTGCGCAGGAGGCCGGAGGCGCGCTGGCGCAAGGTGCCGCACGATGTTGCGGAACTGACCGCTCTGCAAGCCCGGCTGCTCGATTCCGCCGTGCTCGCGATGAAACCAGGCGGCGTGCTCGCCTACGTCACCTGCTCACCGCACCTCGCGGAGAGCCGCCTCGCAGTCACCGACGCGCTCAAACGGCACGGCGCAGGGCTGGAGCCGATGCAGACGCAAGCCATCCTGGGGACGGCGCTGCGGCATCCGCTCGAGAAGGTCGGCGACCCCACCCAGGTGCAGTTGTGGCCTCACCGCCACGGAACGGATGCGATGTTCATCGCTCTGCTGTGCAGACGATGA
- the metK gene encoding methionine adenosyltransferase: MTELRLFTSESVTEGHPDKICDQISDSILDALLAKDPRSRVAVETLVTTGLVHVAGEVTTNGYVEIPSIVRECITAIGYTSSDVWFDGRSCGVSISIGGQSPDIAQGVDNAYETREGSSHDELDRQGAGDQGIMFGYATTETPELMPVPIWLAHRMSERLAAVRKEGVLDYLRPDGKTQVTVGYDGIVPRTIDMVVLSTQHAPSVQLAQLRADIQEIVIDPVLESVDLDHSNKHLLINPTGRFEIGGPQGDAGLTGRKIIVDTYGGASRHGGGAFSGKDPSKVDRSAAYAMRWVAKNVVAAGLADKLEVQVAYAIGTAAPVGLYVESFGTAHVPEERIITAVREVFDLRPAAIIRDLDLLRPIYAQTATYGHFGRELPDFTWERTDRVADLQAAAGL; the protein is encoded by the coding sequence ATGACTGAATTGCGTCTGTTCACATCGGAATCCGTAACAGAAGGTCACCCGGACAAGATCTGCGACCAGATCTCCGACAGCATTCTGGACGCGCTGCTGGCGAAAGACCCGCGCAGTCGCGTTGCCGTGGAGACGCTGGTGACGACGGGACTCGTGCACGTTGCCGGCGAAGTGACGACCAACGGTTACGTGGAAATTCCCTCCATCGTGCGCGAATGCATCACAGCGATCGGCTACACCTCCTCAGATGTCTGGTTCGATGGCCGATCCTGCGGAGTATCAATCTCGATCGGTGGACAGTCGCCGGATATCGCGCAGGGTGTCGACAACGCCTATGAAACCCGCGAGGGCTCGAGCCACGACGAGCTTGATCGCCAGGGTGCGGGTGACCAGGGCATCATGTTCGGGTATGCCACAACGGAGACGCCAGAACTCATGCCCGTGCCCATCTGGCTCGCGCACCGCATGTCGGAGCGCCTCGCCGCCGTGCGCAAAGAGGGCGTGCTCGACTACCTGCGCCCTGACGGCAAGACGCAGGTTACCGTCGGCTACGACGGCATCGTGCCGCGCACGATCGACATGGTCGTTCTCTCCACCCAACACGCCCCGAGCGTTCAGCTGGCTCAGCTGCGCGCCGACATTCAAGAGATCGTGATCGATCCGGTTCTGGAGTCCGTCGATCTCGACCACAGCAATAAGCACCTGCTGATCAACCCGACCGGTCGATTCGAGATCGGCGGGCCGCAGGGCGATGCCGGGCTCACCGGCCGCAAGATCATCGTCGATACCTACGGCGGTGCGAGCAGGCACGGTGGCGGCGCTTTCAGCGGCAAAGATCCGTCGAAGGTCGACCGATCTGCCGCGTACGCGATGCGCTGGGTGGCGAAGAACGTCGTCGCCGCCGGGCTGGCCGACAAGCTCGAGGTGCAGGTCGCATACGCCATCGGCACGGCAGCCCCAGTCGGGCTCTACGTCGAGTCGTTCGGTACAGCACACGTGCCGGAAGAGCGCATCATCACGGCCGTACGCGAGGTTTTCGATCTGCGCCCGGCGGCGATCATCCGGGATCTGGATCTGCTGCGTCCGATCTACGCACAGACGGCGACATACGGTCACTTCGGCCGAGAGCTGCCTGACTTCACCTGGGAACGCACCGACCGCGTTGCCGACCTGCAAGCCGCCGCCGGCCTATAG
- the coaBC gene encoding bifunctional phosphopantothenoylcysteine decarboxylase/phosphopantothenate--cysteine ligase CoaBC, whose amino-acid sequence MPPDYRPLSIVVGVTGGIAAYKAVGVIRLLVKAGHNVHVVATEAALRFVGRPTLEAISRNPVDTDLYDGVAQVRHVAIGQSAELIVIAPATANTIAKLAAGIADDLLGNTALASTAPLVIAPAMHTEMWHNAATVANIATLRARGVTIVGPTSGQLTGTDSGPGRMEEPDAIVEAALLRVFGADTTANAVHQDLAGKRILITAGGTREPLDPVRFLGNRSSGKQGVALAAAAQARGAQVTLITAHVEVQPPAGVRTRAVGTALELLKTTTEEAASADIVVMAAAVADYRPAAVRDSKIKKEETGESLTLTLVQNPDILLTLAKAKRADQVIVGFAAETEPDPEVRRELGRAKIRRKGCDLLVVNHVGWSTGFATDGNEITIVNARGDIVMEASGTKLSVADRILDAVKTA is encoded by the coding sequence ATGCCTCCGGACTACAGGCCGCTGTCGATCGTCGTCGGCGTCACAGGCGGGATCGCCGCGTACAAGGCGGTCGGCGTCATCCGACTGCTCGTGAAAGCGGGGCACAACGTTCACGTGGTTGCTACCGAGGCCGCTCTGCGCTTCGTCGGCCGCCCGACGCTGGAGGCGATCAGCCGCAACCCTGTTGACACCGATTTGTATGACGGCGTCGCCCAGGTGAGGCATGTGGCGATCGGTCAATCCGCAGAGCTCATCGTGATCGCGCCTGCAACCGCGAACACCATCGCGAAGCTCGCCGCCGGAATCGCAGACGATCTGCTCGGAAACACCGCGCTCGCGAGCACAGCGCCGCTGGTTATCGCACCCGCGATGCACACAGAGATGTGGCACAACGCCGCAACAGTCGCGAACATCGCGACGCTTCGCGCTCGGGGCGTGACGATCGTGGGGCCCACCAGCGGGCAATTGACCGGAACGGACTCGGGGCCAGGGCGCATGGAGGAACCTGACGCGATTGTCGAGGCCGCGCTGCTGCGCGTTTTTGGCGCAGACACGACCGCGAACGCCGTGCACCAGGATCTCGCAGGCAAACGCATCCTCATCACGGCGGGGGGCACCCGCGAGCCATTGGATCCCGTGCGGTTCCTCGGCAATCGTTCCAGTGGCAAGCAAGGGGTCGCCCTCGCGGCAGCCGCCCAAGCACGTGGCGCCCAGGTGACGCTGATCACAGCGCACGTCGAGGTTCAACCACCGGCAGGCGTCCGCACGCGTGCGGTCGGCACCGCGCTCGAGTTGTTGAAGACGACAACGGAGGAGGCGGCATCCGCCGACATCGTCGTGATGGCAGCGGCTGTCGCAGACTACCGGCCAGCCGCCGTTCGCGACAGCAAGATCAAAAAAGAGGAAACCGGCGAGTCTCTGACTCTTACCCTCGTGCAGAACCCGGATATCCTCCTCACGCTGGCGAAAGCCAAACGCGCCGATCAGGTGATCGTCGGATTTGCGGCTGAGACGGAACCGGATCCAGAAGTTCGACGCGAACTGGGCCGTGCGAAAATCCGGCGCAAGGGCTGCGACCTTCTCGTCGTCAACCACGTGGGCTGGAGCACAGGCTTCGCCACGGACGGTAATGAGATCACGATCGTGAACGCCCGCGGCGATATAGTGATGGAGGCCTCGGGCACCAAGTTGTCGGTGGCCGATCGTATTCTTGACGCTGTCAAAACCGCCTAA
- a CDS encoding primosomal protein N' family DNA-binding protein — protein MSALIMSAPHTGDRVARVLLDSPLPQLDRLLDYRIPEQWAADALPGVRVSVPLRSAGRIASGYLVELGDNAEYVGTLSELETVVSPARVLTPEVWALARRVSQRSAGGASDVIRLAIPPRQVRVEKAWLAKHPAHDVAHADRSQTAVRVEPARPAPIMGYPPGQLERALRSGERIAVRAIPRPAHLSDDVWIGHWALTLAQTAVHCLAAGRSAILIVPDYRDQEQLEAALRTMVPSDSIVRFDARQSNAERYRSFLDCLGSAAHIIIGNRSAVYAPAAQLGMIAIWDDGDPLHTEPLSPYVHVRDAALIRQEQQNCALMLIAHTRSVETQRLVEIGWLNAVGPDKLVTPRVIVTAQQASATPAASAARIPSTAWQAATTALADGPVLVQVSRPGYAPVVACRTCRQAARCIRCDGPLGVASAGAVPTCGACGAIAADWVCAHCAGTGLSVVSRGAGLTAEELGRAFPATRVIVADGQKPILAVGTQKALVVATRGAEPIAAGGYRAVLLLDGDRMLLRENLRVGDDCLRWWSNAAALAAPGAPVLLVGVAGPLARAMATWRQDGYASAELADRRQLKFPPAVRIASVTGRPETVAAAIAAIDTDSVIDTLGPAALEGGMVRSIVRFHYADGAQVAAQLRAAVIRNATARRKRPTGDARFRPAPTLRVRFDDPEVL, from the coding sequence ATGAGCGCGCTGATCATGAGCGCCCCGCACACCGGAGACCGCGTGGCGCGTGTGTTGCTGGATTCGCCCCTGCCTCAATTGGACCGGCTCCTGGACTACCGCATTCCCGAGCAGTGGGCTGCGGATGCTCTGCCGGGCGTGCGCGTGAGCGTGCCGTTGCGCAGCGCAGGCCGAATCGCATCCGGATATCTGGTCGAACTCGGTGACAACGCAGAATACGTCGGCACACTGAGCGAACTCGAGACCGTCGTCTCGCCGGCGAGGGTGCTGACACCGGAGGTGTGGGCACTCGCCAGGAGGGTGTCGCAGCGCAGCGCCGGAGGGGCGAGCGATGTCATCCGGCTGGCCATCCCGCCACGGCAGGTGCGTGTCGAGAAGGCGTGGCTTGCGAAGCATCCCGCGCACGATGTCGCGCATGCGGATCGCAGTCAGACCGCCGTTCGGGTGGAGCCGGCGCGCCCCGCGCCGATCATGGGTTATCCACCCGGGCAGCTCGAGCGGGCATTGCGCTCCGGCGAACGCATCGCCGTACGTGCCATTCCGCGACCGGCACATCTTTCTGACGACGTGTGGATCGGCCACTGGGCGCTGACGCTCGCGCAGACGGCCGTACACTGCCTGGCGGCAGGCCGCAGCGCGATCCTGATCGTGCCTGACTACCGCGATCAGGAGCAACTCGAGGCCGCCCTGCGCACGATGGTTCCATCCGACTCGATCGTGCGCTTTGATGCGCGGCAGTCGAATGCCGAACGCTATCGCAGCTTTCTGGACTGCCTCGGGTCTGCAGCACACATCATCATCGGCAATCGATCCGCCGTGTACGCTCCCGCTGCGCAACTCGGGATGATCGCCATCTGGGACGATGGCGATCCTCTGCACACGGAGCCGCTCAGCCCGTATGTCCACGTTCGCGACGCCGCGTTGATCCGTCAGGAGCAGCAGAATTGCGCACTGATGCTGATCGCACACACCCGCAGCGTCGAGACGCAGCGACTGGTCGAGATCGGCTGGCTGAACGCGGTCGGACCGGACAAGTTGGTGACGCCTCGGGTGATCGTGACAGCGCAACAGGCCTCGGCCACGCCTGCCGCCAGTGCTGCACGCATCCCGTCGACGGCGTGGCAGGCCGCCACGACCGCGCTAGCTGACGGCCCCGTGCTCGTGCAGGTGTCTCGGCCCGGATATGCGCCCGTCGTGGCGTGTCGCACCTGTCGCCAGGCGGCACGATGCATCCGCTGCGACGGCCCGCTCGGGGTGGCGAGCGCCGGAGCAGTCCCGACGTGCGGCGCGTGCGGCGCCATCGCAGCAGACTGGGTCTGCGCGCACTGCGCCGGCACTGGCCTCAGCGTGGTCAGCCGCGGTGCCGGCTTGACCGCAGAAGAACTCGGCCGTGCGTTCCCGGCAACGCGGGTGATCGTCGCCGACGGCCAGAAGCCGATTCTGGCGGTCGGCACGCAGAAGGCGCTGGTTGTCGCAACCCGTGGTGCCGAGCCGATCGCAGCAGGCGGCTATCGTGCTGTGCTGCTGTTGGACGGAGACCGGATGTTGCTGCGCGAGAACCTGCGTGTCGGCGATGATTGCCTGCGCTGGTGGTCGAATGCCGCAGCACTGGCAGCGCCGGGCGCCCCTGTGCTGCTGGTGGGTGTCGCGGGGCCCCTTGCCCGGGCGATGGCGACCTGGCGACAGGACGGCTATGCCAGTGCAGAACTGGCAGACAGACGACAGCTGAAATTTCCCCCTGCCGTGCGCATCGCCTCCGTGACCGGCCGGCCGGAGACCGTGGCGGCGGCCATAGCCGCCATCGACACGGATTCCGTAATCGACACACTAGGGCCCGCCGCTCTCGAGGGTGGCATGGTCCGCTCGATCGTGCGGTTCCACTACGCCGACGGCGCACAGGTCGCGGCGCAGTTGCGCGCCGCCGTCATCCGCAATGCAACGGCCCGTCGCAAGCGTCCCACGGGGGACGCGCGGTTCCGGCCTGCGCCTACACTCAGAGTACGATTCGACGACCCGGAGGTACTGTGA
- the pyrF gene encoding orotidine-5'-phosphate decarboxylase, whose amino-acid sequence MSAEISFGARLTGAFTRHGRLCVGIDPHAFLLEAWGLPVSAAGVREFGLRVIDAAAGNVGIVKPQVAFFERFGSAGYAALEAVLAAARTADLLVIADAKRGDLGTSVEAYAQAWLTPGSPLEADAMTVSAFQGVGSLSAPMAIAHEAGKGLFVLAATSNPESIGIQQGQVTGEFVGTHSVSRVIIDDVIRFNAQYPAEQVGGVGVVLGATLDFAAYGIDTSTQQKPGLAVLAPGFGHQGAKLADASRIYGSLLASAIVSESRSVLSVGPDLLPDAIAKRSRQVQDAIA is encoded by the coding sequence ATGAGCGCCGAAATCAGTTTCGGCGCTCGCCTCACCGGCGCGTTCACCCGGCACGGGCGACTGTGCGTCGGAATCGATCCGCATGCTTTCCTCCTCGAAGCGTGGGGACTGCCGGTCAGCGCAGCAGGGGTGCGCGAGTTCGGGCTGCGGGTCATCGATGCAGCAGCCGGCAACGTCGGCATCGTCAAACCACAGGTTGCGTTCTTCGAGCGATTCGGCTCTGCGGGCTACGCTGCGCTGGAAGCCGTGCTTGCCGCAGCACGAACGGCGGATCTCCTTGTGATCGCTGACGCAAAACGCGGCGACCTCGGCACAAGCGTCGAGGCGTATGCGCAGGCCTGGCTCACGCCCGGCTCCCCTCTGGAAGCGGACGCCATGACCGTTTCGGCGTTTCAAGGCGTCGGTTCTCTCAGCGCACCGATGGCGATCGCGCATGAAGCGGGAAAAGGCCTTTTCGTGCTCGCGGCGACGTCGAACCCCGAATCAATCGGCATCCAGCAAGGCCAGGTCACCGGCGAATTCGTCGGCACTCATTCAGTCAGTCGTGTCATCATCGATGATGTGATCAGATTCAACGCGCAATACCCCGCAGAACAGGTCGGGGGCGTCGGCGTCGTGCTCGGCGCGACGCTCGACTTCGCGGCATACGGCATCGATACGTCGACGCAGCAGAAACCCGGGCTGGCCGTACTCGCGCCGGGCTTCGGCCATCAGGGCGCGAAGCTCGCGGATGCATCGAGGATCTACGGTTCGTTGTTGGCGAGCGCCATCGTCAGCGAGTCGCGCAGCGTTCTCAGTGTCGGCCCGGATCTGCTTCCGGATGCGATCGCCAAGCGCAGCAGGCAGGTGCAGGATGCCATCGCCTGA